Part of the Hevea brasiliensis isolate MT/VB/25A 57/8 chromosome 16, ASM3005281v1, whole genome shotgun sequence genome is shown below.
TACTACTTTATAAGATTCAGCTTCAACCCACTTGGTGAAATAGTCAATTGCCACAATGATAAATCTATGGCCACAATGATAATGTTTATGCCCCATATTGAGAATGGCCACGGTGAAGTCATACTGTAGAGTTCACTAGACGGTAGGTGATTCAAATTCCCATGGATTTAGCACTCATGGCATCTTTCCACAAATTTAGTGCAGTCAGTATCCATGGTAGACCAGTAATAGCCCAATCTTAAAATTTTGCTCGCTAATGCCCTTTCCGTTCATGTGAGGACCACACACTCCTGCATGTACTTCCTCCATTATCTGCTCAAACTACTTTTTTATCACACACAAGAGCAATATTCCTTCGAAGAACCTTTTGTGGAGTTGCCCCCCAGCCAAAGTGAACTGAGTGGGTAATCTACGAATTATAGCTCTATCCCTACTATTGGCTGACTGTGGGTATTCTCTTACCTCTAAATATCTTCTTATGTCCTCATACCATTTCATCTCATCTTTTAGATCTAAATGTGCTATTATTAACCCTTCATAGCATGGGATTCTACTCCTCATCAGGATAACTGGCTGGGTCAGCTTCTGATCACCCTTCTCCCATAAGGATGCCAGCGTGGCTAGAGCATCAGCCATCTGTTTCTGAGCTCTAGGCATGTGCTTCATTATCACTTCCTCAAAGCTAAATAATAGTTTCTTAGCATACTCTAGGTATGGCCTCaaattttcttctttcaattcccaTTCACCTTTAACATGTGAAACCACTAGCATTGAATCTCCGAACACCTCCACTTTTTTAGCCCCAACAGCTATTAATGCCTCTAGGCCATAAATGCAAGCCTCATATTCTGCAATATTATTAGTGGCTAGGAAACATAGCCTTTTTGACATTAATAATTGTTCTCCATTCGGTGCTTCCAAAACTACCCCTACCGGCTCCACTCTTATTCATGGCCCCATCAAAGTACATTTTCCATGGCTGGACCTCTATTAGCTTGAGACTCTCATCCGGGAAGGCTGTTTCGAGTTCTTCCTCTtcattaactggattttcagaAATAAATTTGGCCACTACATGCCCTTTGATAGTTTTTTGAGTCTCATACACAATATTAAATTCAGACAGTAGGACCaaccatttggccaatttttcAACTAGCATCGATAATTCAAATAG
Proteins encoded:
- the LOC131174593 gene encoding uncharacterized protein LOC131174593 → MALAAMLAQKVEKLERAIYYISKKLLAYEENYSLIESTYLVVVWATKKLRHYFQTHRVIVVSRMDPLKYLFELSMLVEKLAKWLVLLSEFNIVYETQKTIKGHVVAKFISENPVNEEEELETAFPDESLKLIEVQPWKMYFDGAMNKSGAEYEACIYGLEALIAVGAKKVEVFGDSMLVVSHVKGEWELKEENLRPYLEYAKKLLFSFEEVIMKHMPRAQKQMADALATLASLWEKGDQKLTQPVILMRSRIPCYEGLIIAHLDLKDEMKWYEDIRRYLEVREYPQSANSRDRAIIRRLPTQFTLAGGQLHKRFFEGILLLCVIKK